In one Novosphingobium humi genomic region, the following are encoded:
- a CDS encoding CitMHS family transporter yields the protein MLETVAAATILGLLAAILSQRVSPLVALILAPVLGALAIGAGAHLPAYMIAGITRIAPVAGMFVFAILFFGLLGDAGVLRPLVSGVLRAVGKDPKRITVGTALLALVIHLDGSGAVCFLITIPALRPLYDELGMDRRVLACTASMAAGVNFLPWTGPTIRAGSALKLPVSAIFTPMIGVQLVGLAFVFAVAWWLGLREERRLGLTPARAAAPVDPAPLPRFFWLNCLLALIAVGVMVSGKVEPVVVFMIGTALVLLLNFPAPAIQRERIESHAGAALQMVGVLMAAGVFTGIMNESGMIKAVATAAAAHMPAALGPHLPPVVAVLSMPLSLIFDPDSFYFGVLPVLAEVAAHFGLPPVQVAQASLLGQMTTGFPVSPLTPATFLVAGLSGVELAAHQRFSIPWLFAASLVMTAAALVLGVFSL from the coding sequence ATGCTTGAAACCGTGGCTGCGGCCACCATTCTGGGCCTGTTGGCCGCGATCCTGTCGCAACGCGTCTCGCCGCTGGTCGCGCTGATTCTGGCGCCGGTGCTGGGCGCGCTGGCGATCGGCGCGGGGGCGCATTTGCCTGCCTATATGATTGCGGGCATCACGCGGATCGCGCCGGTGGCGGGCATGTTCGTCTTTGCCATCCTGTTTTTCGGCCTGCTGGGCGATGCGGGCGTGTTGCGGCCTCTGGTTTCGGGCGTGCTGCGTGCGGTCGGCAAGGACCCCAAGCGGATCACCGTGGGCACGGCGCTGCTGGCGCTGGTGATCCATCTGGATGGATCGGGGGCGGTGTGTTTCCTCATCACCATTCCGGCGCTGCGGCCGCTGTATGACGAATTGGGCATGGACCGGCGGGTGCTGGCCTGCACCGCCTCGATGGCGGCGGGGGTCAATTTCCTGCCCTGGACCGGGCCGACCATCCGCGCGGGATCGGCGCTGAAATTGCCGGTGAGTGCGATTTTCACGCCGATGATCGGGGTGCAACTGGTGGGCCTGGCCTTTGTCTTTGCCGTCGCATGGTGGCTGGGCCTGCGCGAGGAGCGCCGCCTCGGCCTGACGCCCGCGCGCGCGGCGGCCCCGGTTGATCCGGCGCCTTTGCCGCGCTTCTTCTGGCTCAATTGCCTGCTGGCGCTGATCGCGGTGGGCGTCATGGTTTCGGGCAAGGTAGAGCCGGTAGTGGTCTTCATGATCGGCACGGCGCTGGTGCTGCTGCTCAACTTTCCCGCCCCCGCGATCCAGCGCGAGCGGATCGAATCCCATGCGGGCGCGGCCCTTCAAATGGTGGGCGTGCTGATGGCGGCGGGCGTGTTCACCGGCATCATGAATGAAAGCGGGATGATCAAAGCCGTGGCCACCGCTGCAGCCGCCCATATGCCCGCCGCGCTGGGGCCGCATCTGCCCCCGGTGGTGGCCGTGCTGTCCATGCCGCTCAGCCTGATTTTCGATCCCGACAGTTTCTATTTCGGCGTCCTGCCCGTGCTGGCCGAGGTCGCAGCGCATTTCGGCCTGCCCCCGGTGCAGGTGGCCCAAGCCTCGCTCTTGGGCCAGATGACCACCGGCTTTCCGGTCAGCCCGCTGACCCCCGCCACTTTCCTTGTTGCGGGTCTGTCGGGGGTCGAGTTGGCCGCGCATCAGCGTTTTTCTATTCCATGGCTGTTTGCCGCCTCGCTGGTGATGACGGCGGCCGCGCTTGTTCTGGGAGTTTTCAGCCTGTGA
- a CDS encoding LysR family transcriptional regulator encodes MSRTPSLSSLRLFLQVARSLSFSETARMANLSQPALSRTIKLLEEDLGVRLFDRNSRNVRLSSAGAALLPTVERLTGDFDQAFRELKQTFEGQRGRVVVGALPSVAANLLPRVIARFRQSHPHVEIILRENLTSGLYQSLQDRMIDFAISIEPNAQAEIDFMPMLEDACVLVCHARDAGAIADPAPWSVFRDMPFIGMEPRSSVRMLTDAAFARADIVTPALFECSQLATVGGLIAAGLGISLLPQSTLPLLANNADIAWRAMQPPLASRRIGVSRMAGRTLSPAAQAFLDAMTACDPCDSVIER; translated from the coding sequence ATGTCGCGCACACCCAGCCTGTCCAGCCTCCGCCTCTTCCTCCAGGTCGCCCGCTCGCTCAGCTTCAGCGAGACCGCGCGCATGGCGAATCTTTCCCAGCCCGCGCTCAGCCGGACTATCAAGCTGCTGGAGGAGGATCTGGGCGTGCGCCTGTTTGACCGCAACTCGCGCAATGTCCGCCTCTCCAGCGCCGGGGCCGCGCTCTTGCCCACGGTTGAGCGCCTGACCGGGGATTTCGATCAGGCGTTCCGCGAATTGAAGCAGACCTTTGAAGGGCAGAGAGGCCGCGTGGTGGTGGGCGCCCTGCCCTCGGTGGCGGCCAATCTCCTGCCCCGCGTCATCGCGCGTTTTCGCCAGAGCCACCCCCATGTCGAGATCATCCTGCGCGAGAACCTGACCTCGGGCCTGTATCAGAGCCTTCAGGACCGGATGATCGACTTTGCCATCTCGATCGAGCCCAACGCCCAGGCCGAGATCGACTTCATGCCGATGCTGGAGGACGCCTGCGTTCTGGTGTGCCATGCGCGCGATGCGGGCGCGATTGCCGATCCCGCGCCATGGTCGGTGTTCCGCGACATGCCCTTCATCGGCATGGAGCCGCGCAGCAGCGTGCGCATGCTGACCGATGCCGCCTTTGCCCGCGCCGATATTGTCACGCCTGCGCTGTTTGAATGTTCGCAACTGGCAACGGTTGGCGGGCTGATCGCGGCGGGGCTGGGCATTTCGCTGCTGCCGCAATCGACGCTGCCCCTGCTTGCCAACAATGCCGATATTGCATGGCGCGCGATGCAGCCCCCGCTGGCCTCGCGCCGGATCGGGGTTTCGCGCATGGCCGGGCGCACCCTGTCTCCGGCGGCGCAGGCCTTTCTGGATGCGATGACCGCCTGCGATCCATGCGATAGCGTTATAGAAAGATAG
- a CDS encoding TonB-dependent receptor, whose product MKINRVAPWLASALLATTSLAATPAFAADAPAAAAESPDKDIVVTAQRRRENVQNVNIAVTALSGDALVDKKITRAIDLQTAAPGLTISRSGVTDSFNIRGIGLASGSPQVTNGVATYIDGVFQPPIVSNGQFYDMAGAEVLRGPQGTLSGANSTGGAIYLTTQRPKLGETSGYVSGNYGNYNNVGVNGAINLPFGDKLAVRASGLFNQHDAWFKDVGPANNQPERLAEIDGRIQALYKSGGFQANVKVEATQRKTGGFGLQPINATVSNNPVVGGRTNTPFTVSFNTPVSNFERAFATVLEMKYEFAGGLTLRSVSAYQNKRLAAVSDTDATSLSLLAGGNNVRERVYSQEINIISPDTGKFKYVIGGYAQRNKVDLRNWNSSNGNFTSLPHPNTSKLLLGVFGQATYQLNDKLSVDAGLRYSRFEVTGSNAVYSAAPGSTLAMILVDPPVGATILAPQTGHESDGRATGKIALNYKPDADNLIYAFVARGYKNGGINPPTGTFAPETVMDYEAGWKSTLFNRHLRTQIGAFYMKYNNFQMDVINPASGQNGVVNLANSEIKGFEASFQAKYNALSIDGGLSYVDSSLSGFSLINKWLVPAASNGFPQCNGSNSARCFDYSGTSVTTSGGSNLYSPKWTWNLAASYRIELPEGVSVTPRVGYAYIGSQWAYPTYQASTDLINARGLWQGSITIDKGTWKGEVYGTNLANKFYVAGQSGRNELYGAPREYGVRVTKKF is encoded by the coding sequence ATGAAAATCAACCGCGTCGCCCCGTGGCTCGCCTCCGCTCTGCTGGCCACCACCTCGCTGGCCGCAACGCCCGCCTTTGCCGCAGACGCGCCTGCCGCCGCCGCCGAAAGCCCCGACAAGGACATCGTCGTCACCGCGCAGCGCCGCCGTGAAAATGTCCAGAACGTCAATATCGCCGTGACTGCGCTGTCGGGCGATGCGCTGGTGGACAAGAAGATCACCCGCGCGATCGACCTTCAGACCGCCGCGCCGGGCCTGACGATCTCGCGTTCGGGCGTGACCGATTCGTTCAACATTCGCGGCATCGGCCTGGCCTCAGGTTCGCCGCAGGTCACCAATGGCGTGGCCACCTATATCGACGGCGTGTTCCAGCCCCCCATCGTGTCGAACGGTCAGTTCTATGACATGGCCGGCGCCGAAGTGCTGCGCGGCCCGCAGGGCACGCTCTCGGGCGCCAACTCGACCGGCGGCGCGATCTATCTGACCACGCAGCGCCCCAAGCTGGGCGAAACCAGCGGTTATGTTTCGGGCAATTACGGCAATTACAACAATGTCGGCGTCAATGGCGCGATCAACCTGCCCTTCGGCGACAAGCTGGCCGTGCGCGCATCGGGCCTGTTCAACCAGCATGACGCATGGTTCAAGGATGTCGGCCCGGCGAACAACCAGCCCGAACGTCTGGCCGAAATCGATGGTCGCATTCAGGCGCTTTACAAGTCGGGCGGTTTTCAGGCCAATGTGAAGGTCGAGGCCACCCAGCGCAAGACCGGCGGCTTTGGCCTCCAGCCTATCAACGCCACCGTCAGCAACAACCCCGTTGTCGGCGGGCGCACCAACACCCCCTTCACCGTCAGCTTCAACACGCCGGTGTCGAACTTCGAGCGCGCCTTTGCCACCGTGCTGGAGATGAAATACGAGTTTGCCGGCGGCCTGACGCTGCGCTCGGTTTCGGCTTATCAGAACAAGCGTCTGGCCGCCGTCAGCGACACCGATGCCACCTCCTTGAGCCTGCTGGCAGGCGGCAACAATGTGCGTGAGCGCGTTTACAGCCAGGAAATCAACATCATCTCGCCCGATACGGGCAAGTTCAAATATGTGATCGGCGGCTATGCCCAGCGCAACAAGGTGGACCTGCGCAACTGGAACAGCAGCAATGGCAATTTCACCAGCCTGCCCCACCCCAACACCAGCAAGCTTCTGCTGGGCGTCTTCGGTCAGGCCACCTATCAGCTCAACGACAAGCTTTCGGTGGACGCGGGCCTGCGCTATTCGCGCTTTGAAGTGACCGGCTCGAACGCGGTTTACAGCGCCGCGCCCGGCTCCACGCTGGCCATGATCCTGGTCGATCCGCCGGTGGGCGCCACCATCCTTGCCCCCCAGACCGGCCATGAAAGCGACGGCCGCGCCACGGGCAAGATCGCGCTGAACTACAAGCCCGATGCCGACAATCTGATCTATGCCTTTGTTGCGCGCGGTTACAAGAACGGCGGCATCAACCCGCCCACCGGCACCTTTGCGCCCGAAACCGTGATGGATTATGAGGCGGGCTGGAAATCCACCCTCTTCAACCGTCATCTGCGCACCCAGATCGGCGCGTTCTATATGAAGTATAACAACTTCCAGATGGACGTGATCAATCCCGCATCGGGCCAGAACGGCGTGGTCAATCTGGCCAATTCGGAAATCAAGGGCTTTGAGGCCAGCTTCCAGGCCAAGTATAACGCGCTCTCGATCGACGGCGGCCTGTCCTATGTCGACAGCAGCCTTTCGGGCTTCAGCCTGATCAACAAGTGGCTGGTGCCTGCCGCCTCCAACGGCTTCCCCCAGTGCAACGGGAGCAATTCGGCGCGCTGCTTCGACTATTCCGGCACCAGCGTGACCACCAGCGGCGGTTCGAACCTGTATAGCCCGAAGTGGACGTGGAACCTTGCCGCCTCGTACCGCATCGAACTGCCCGAGGGCGTGTCGGTCACGCCGCGCGTGGGCTATGCCTATATCGGTTCGCAATGGGCCTATCCCACCTATCAGGCCAGCACGGACCTGATCAACGCACGCGGCCTGTGGCAGGGCAGCATCACGATCGACAAGGGCACCTGGAAGGGTGAGGTCTATGGCACCAATCTGGCCAACAAGTTCTATGTGGCCGGGCAAAGCGGCCGCAACGAACTCTATGGTGCGCCGCGCGAATATGGCGTGCGCGTGACCAAGAAGTTCTGA
- a CDS encoding alpha/beta hydrolase domain-containing protein, giving the protein MMKLFRYTLLGATMLMAHSVDARLTRIEVEKTAPDKPGYETISGRFYGEVDPKDTHNTIITDIAAAPRNARGMVEYSATFAITRPLAGSDTLFYDVPNRGNILRDPDPMGFVRVVSGWQGDLPEDAGLQTIRVPVARGLTGPVLARFVDMPAGVTSLPITGSIGRPTPRPLPVSLDTTKARLMRLKGDSAPLETIKPSDWAFADCRTVPFPGTPDPARICLRGGFDPKFAYTLAYEGKDPLVLGLGFAATRDLVAFLRHAERDDAGHPNPAGRIAYAIASGTSQSGNYVRTFVHLGFNADEAGRRVFDGVNPNIAARQVPLNLRFGVPGGAAGLFEPGSEGTLWWTRYNDRARGQGVSSLLDRCHVSDTCPKVIETFGSAEFWGLRMSPGLIGTDGRADLPLPPEVRRYYFPSTTHGGSWSGGFPVGGDPTPQGCALPGNAVSSMESLRAAQMMLVAWVREGKAPLPSRYPTMKGGDLVAATAKAMGWPAIPGAPVPDGKLNSLLNYDFGPGYITHDTSGVIGKQPPRVLGALPQRVPRVNGDGNETAGIPAVAVQVPLGSHLGWNVKAGGYEAGGGCGFAGGFIPFARTKAERLARHDPRLSLEERYHDHAGFVEAVRKAVARQKAAGWLLEADAQKLIAQAEASKVLTD; this is encoded by the coding sequence ATGATGAAGCTGTTCCGTTACACGCTGCTGGGCGCGACGATGTTGATGGCCCATTCCGTTGATGCGCGCCTGACGCGGATCGAGGTGGAAAAGACCGCCCCCGACAAGCCGGGCTATGAAACGATCAGCGGGCGCTTTTATGGCGAGGTCGATCCCAAAGACACACATAACACCATCATCACCGACATCGCCGCCGCCCCGCGCAACGCGCGCGGCATGGTCGAATATTCGGCCACCTTCGCCATCACCCGGCCTTTGGCGGGCAGCGATACGCTGTTTTATGATGTGCCCAATCGCGGCAATATCCTGCGCGATCCCGATCCGATGGGCTTTGTCCGCGTGGTGTCGGGCTGGCAGGGCGATCTGCCCGAGGATGCCGGGTTGCAGACTATCCGCGTGCCGGTGGCCAGGGGGCTGACCGGGCCGGTGCTGGCGCGTTTTGTCGATATGCCGGCCGGCGTCACCAGCCTGCCGATCACCGGCAGCATCGGCCGCCCCACGCCGCGCCCGCTGCCGGTGTCATTGGATACCACCAAGGCGCGGCTGATGCGGCTGAAGGGCGACAGTGCGCCGCTGGAAACCATCAAGCCGTCGGACTGGGCCTTTGCCGATTGCCGGACGGTGCCTTTCCCCGGTACGCCGGACCCGGCGCGGATTTGCCTGCGCGGCGGTTTCGATCCCAAATTCGCCTATACGCTGGCCTATGAGGGCAAGGACCCGCTGGTGCTGGGTCTTGGCTTTGCCGCCACGCGCGATCTGGTGGCGTTCTTGCGCCATGCCGAAAGGGACGATGCGGGCCACCCCAACCCGGCGGGCAGAATCGCCTATGCGATTGCCAGCGGCACCTCGCAGTCGGGCAATTATGTGCGCACCTTCGTCCATCTGGGCTTTAACGCCGATGAGGCCGGGCGGCGGGTGTTCGACGGGGTCAACCCCAATATTGCCGCGCGTCAGGTGCCGCTCAACCTGCGCTTTGGCGTGCCGGGCGGGGCGGCGGGCCTGTTTGAACCGGGCAGCGAAGGGACGCTGTGGTGGACCCGCTATAATGACCGCGCGCGCGGGCAGGGCGTGTCCAGCCTCCTCGACCGTTGCCATGTCAGCGACACATGCCCCAAGGTGATCGAGACTTTCGGTTCGGCTGAATTCTGGGGCCTGCGCATGTCGCCCGGCCTGATCGGCACGGATGGGCGGGCCGATCTGCCCCTGCCGCCCGAAGTGCGCCGCTATTATTTCCCCAGCACGACCCATGGCGGATCGTGGAGCGGGGGCTTCCCGGTGGGCGGCGATCCCACACCGCAGGGATGCGCGCTGCCGGGCAATGCGGTGTCCTCGATGGAGAGCCTGCGCGCAGCCCAAATGATGCTGGTGGCATGGGTGCGCGAGGGCAAGGCGCCTTTGCCCAGCCGCTATCCCACGATGAAAGGCGGCGATCTGGTGGCGGCCACGGCCAAGGCGATGGGCTGGCCGGCCATTCCGGGCGCGCCGGTGCCCGATGGCAAGCTCAACTCGCTGCTCAATTATGATTTCGGGCCGGGGTATATAACCCATGACACCAGCGGCGTGATCGGCAAGCAGCCCCCGCGCGTGCTGGGCGCTTTGCCGCAGCGGGTGCCGCGGGTGAACGGCGACGGCAATGAAACCGCAGGCATTCCGGCGGTGGCGGTGCAGGTGCCGCTGGGCAGCCATCTGGGCTGGAATGTGAAGGCGGGCGGTTATGAGGCGGGCGGGGGCTGCGGCTTTGCCGGGGGCTTTATCCCCTTTGCCCGGACCAAGGCGGAAAGGCTGGCCAGGCACGATCCGCGCCTTTCGCTCGAGGAGCGTTATCACGATCACGCCGGTTTTGTGGAGGCGGTGCGCAAGGCTGTGGCACGGCAGAAAGCGGCGGGGTGGCTGCTGGAGGCCGATGCGCAAAAGCTGATCGCGCAGGCCGAGGCGAGCAAGGTGCTGACCGACTGA
- a CDS encoding MarR family winged helix-turn-helix transcriptional regulator, whose protein sequence is MDNPLSNFPGYLLRRASKSRMAQLAQHLEPLGVGVSEGSILVLVGRNPGISQAECGRMLSIKRPNLNPIIRRFINRDLIVSTKGQGRIQCLNLSESGKALMERIMAEFEAQEARIYEAVPEHLRDELVPLLRALWWSE, encoded by the coding sequence ATGGACAATCCTTTAAGCAATTTTCCCGGCTATCTGCTGCGCCGCGCCTCCAAAAGCCGGATGGCCCAGCTCGCGCAGCATCTCGAACCTTTGGGTGTGGGCGTGTCGGAAGGGTCGATCCTCGTGCTGGTCGGCCGCAATCCTGGAATTTCTCAGGCCGAATGCGGGCGGATGCTCTCGATCAAGCGGCCCAATCTCAACCCGATCATCCGCCGCTTCATCAACCGCGACCTGATCGTCAGCACCAAGGGTCAGGGGCGCATCCAATGCCTGAACCTGAGCGAGAGCGGCAAGGCGCTGATGGAGCGGATCATGGCGGAATTCGAGGCGCAGGAGGCGCGCATCTATGAGGCGGTGCCAGAACATCTGCGCGATGAACTGGTGCCTTTGCTGCGCGCCCTCTGGTGGTCGGAATAG
- a CDS encoding tannase/feruloyl esterase family alpha/beta hydrolase, with protein MNLPTTHHALALGILFAASSGTAHAADHAVNHAAPDCAAMAKAAMPDRSTLITLAALREASPAEARGNGPMPPAPAMPAHCEIIGKMQERQGANGQTYAIKFHLRLPTEWNGRFVFQGGGGSDGMLGDANGGFSSQPGVTALAKGYAVVSSDSGHDNAVNNDPARQGVVTFGHDAIARHNYGFGYIGPVARAGKALIRAYYGRAAAYTYFVGGSKGGQEAMMAVQRFPGEFDAALIGYPGFHLAHASIAQLWDGQAFGAVAKAMRQIGADGLPLVNKAMSDEDILLAQGAILAACDALDGTKDGMIEHFTACTTERVMPEMMKIACKSDNMADKTAACLLPMQIAAMRKVMGGPLTKDGKAIYSDWAWDAGIGAKTAHGVTQGWRIWKMGGYASDVNNGALLRLGAPSNSAVFRSPPLDVADDVTSLTRYALGANIDEAYAAAHVKWGALKESPVDFMHADATDLSPFTRRGGKIIMFHGVGDPVFSVLDTLRWLDAVNKREKGKAGRFVQFYAVPGMNHGRGGPATDRFDIFSQLVAWREKGVKPGAITATAGADTPWPGRTRLLCPFPARPHRTGEDIEKASSFTCQ; from the coding sequence ATGAATTTGCCCACCACCCACCATGCCCTCGCGCTGGGCATTCTGTTTGCGGCAAGCAGCGGCACGGCCCATGCGGCCGACCATGCCGTCAACCACGCGGCCCCCGATTGCGCGGCGATGGCCAAGGCGGCCATGCCCGACCGTTCGACCCTGATCACCCTGGCCGCCCTGCGCGAGGCAAGCCCGGCCGAGGCACGCGGCAATGGGCCAATGCCGCCCGCGCCCGCCATGCCCGCGCATTGCGAGATCATCGGCAAGATGCAGGAACGGCAGGGCGCCAATGGGCAGACCTATGCGATCAAATTCCACCTGCGCCTGCCCACGGAATGGAACGGGCGCTTCGTGTTTCAGGGCGGCGGCGGATCGGACGGCATGCTGGGCGATGCCAATGGCGGCTTTTCCAGCCAGCCCGGCGTGACGGCGCTGGCCAAGGGCTATGCGGTGGTGTCTTCGGATTCGGGCCATGACAATGCGGTGAACAATGATCCCGCGCGGCAAGGCGTGGTGACTTTCGGCCATGACGCCATCGCCCGCCACAATTACGGCTTTGGCTATATCGGCCCGGTGGCCCGCGCGGGCAAGGCGCTGATCCGCGCCTACTATGGCCGGGCGGCGGCCTATACCTATTTCGTCGGCGGGTCCAAAGGCGGACAGGAAGCGATGATGGCGGTCCAGCGCTTTCCGGGCGAATTTGACGCCGCGCTGATCGGCTATCCCGGCTTCCATCTGGCCCATGCCTCGATCGCGCAATTGTGGGATGGGCAGGCGTTTGGCGCGGTGGCCAAGGCCATGCGCCAGATCGGCGCGGATGGCCTGCCGCTGGTCAACAAGGCGATGAGCGACGAGGACATCCTGTTGGCGCAGGGCGCGATTCTGGCCGCCTGTGACGCGCTGGACGGCACGAAAGACGGGATGATCGAGCATTTCACCGCCTGCACCACCGAGCGCGTGATGCCTGAAATGATGAAAATTGCCTGCAAGAGCGACAATATGGCCGACAAGACCGCCGCCTGCCTCTTGCCGATGCAGATTGCCGCGATGCGCAAGGTCATGGGGGGGCCACTGACCAAGGATGGCAAGGCGATCTATTCCGATTGGGCATGGGACGCCGGGATCGGCGCCAAAACCGCGCATGGCGTGACGCAGGGCTGGCGGATCTGGAAGATGGGCGGCTATGCCTCGGATGTGAACAATGGCGCGCTTTTGCGCCTTGGCGCGCCGTCCAATTCGGCGGTGTTCCGCTCGCCGCCACTGGATGTGGCCGATGATGTCACCTCGCTCACGCGCTATGCACTGGGCGCCAATATCGACGAGGCCTATGCCGCCGCCCATGTCAAATGGGGCGCGTTGAAGGAATCCCCTGTCGATTTCATGCATGCCGACGCCACCGACCTTTCGCCCTTCACCCGGCGCGGGGGCAAGATCATCATGTTCCACGGGGTCGGCGATCCGGTGTTCTCGGTGCTCGACACGCTGCGCTGGCTCGATGCGGTGAACAAGCGCGAGAAGGGCAAAGCGGGCCGCTTTGTGCAATTCTATGCCGTGCCGGGCATGAACCATGGGCGCGGCGGGCCGGCAACGGATCGCTTCGACATCTTTTCGCAATTGGTGGCATGGCGCGAAAAGGGGGTGAAGCCCGGCGCGATCACCGCCACGGCCGGGGCCGACACGCCTTGGCCGGGCCGGACACGCCTGCTCTGCCCCTTCCCCGCCCGGCCTCATCGCACGGGCGAGGACATCGAGAAGGCCAGTTCCTTCACCTGTCAGTAA
- a CDS encoding acyclic terpene utilization AtuA family protein — MTRSTLRIGAGAGFSGDRIEPALDLIEHGGLDYLAFECLAERTIGLAQAARAADPQAGFDPLLETRMRRALPLAAPRGVRIVTNMGAANTLGAARKVTEIARELGLPGYRTAAVTGDDVLDLVLAGDYPLIDRPGTSRDLGDAIVSANAYLGAQGIVMALGQGADTVITGRVCDPALFLGPLAHELGWSFDDHAMMGQGTVIGHLLECAGQVCGGYFADPGVKDVPDLARLGFPYADVGRDGVAVLGKLAGSGGRIDTATVKEQLLYEILDPAAYLQADVSADFRHVRIEQAGQDRVRVSGGMGARAPDKLKVSIAYHDGYAGEGQISYAGPGATARGRLAIEIIRERLRIIGARVEELRCDLIGVDAVDRRGHGGDPAEVRVRIAARTPCAQSATMIGAEVEALYTNGPMGGGGVTRSVRKVLAVASTLIARDLIQPRVHLEIA, encoded by the coding sequence GTGACCCGTTCGACCTTGCGCATTGGCGCCGGCGCCGGATTTTCGGGGGATCGCATCGAACCCGCGCTCGACCTGATCGAGCATGGCGGCCTTGACTACCTTGCCTTTGAATGCCTTGCCGAACGCACCATCGGGCTGGCGCAGGCCGCCCGCGCCGCCGACCCCCAGGCCGGTTTCGATCCCCTGCTGGAGACGCGGATGCGCCGCGCCCTACCGCTGGCCGCGCCGCGCGGGGTGCGGATCGTGACCAATATGGGCGCGGCCAACACATTGGGCGCGGCGCGCAAGGTGACCGAAATCGCCCGCGAACTGGGCTTGCCCGGCTATCGCACGGCGGCGGTGACGGGCGATGATGTGCTCGATCTGGTGCTGGCGGGCGATTATCCGCTGATCGACCGGCCGGGCACCAGCCGGGATCTTGGCGATGCCATCGTCTCGGCCAATGCCTATCTGGGCGCGCAGGGCATCGTCATGGCGCTTGGCCAAGGAGCCGATACGGTGATCACCGGGCGGGTCTGCGATCCGGCGCTGTTTCTGGGGCCGCTGGCGCATGAGCTGGGCTGGTCCTTCGACGATCACGCGATGATGGGGCAGGGCACGGTGATCGGCCATCTGCTGGAATGCGCGGGGCAGGTCTGCGGCGGCTATTTTGCCGATCCGGGGGTCAAGGATGTGCCCGATCTGGCCCGCCTGGGTTTTCCCTATGCCGATGTGGGCCGCGATGGCGTGGCCGTTCTGGGCAAGCTGGCGGGCAGCGGCGGGCGGATCGATACGGCGACCGTCAAGGAGCAACTGCTCTATGAGATCCTCGACCCCGCCGCCTATCTGCAGGCCGATGTCAGCGCTGATTTCCGCCATGTGCGGATCGAACAGGCCGGGCAGGACCGCGTGCGCGTGTCGGGCGGCATGGGTGCGCGCGCGCCTGACAAGCTCAAAGTCTCCATCGCCTATCACGACGGTTATGCCGGCGAGGGCCAGATTTCCTATGCCGGGCCGGGGGCGACGGCGCGCGGGCGTCTGGCCATCGAGATCATCCGCGAACGCCTGCGCATCATCGGCGCGCGGGTGGAGGAATTGCGCTGCGACCTGATCGGGGTGGATGCGGTGGACCGGCGGGGCCATGGCGGTGATCCGGCCGAAGTGCGCGTGCGCATCGCCGCGCGCACGCCCTGCGCGCAAAGCGCAACCATGATCGGTGCCGAGGTCGAGGCGCTTTACACCAACGGTCCGATGGGCGGGGGCGGGGTCACGCGCTCGGTGCGCAAGGTGCTGGCGGTGGCCTCGACGCTGATCGCGCGCGATTTGATCCAGCCGCGCGTCCATCTGGAGATTGCCTGA